TGGCGGTGACCGACATTCAGGATCTACGGTTACGCCGTTGGACATGAACAATAATGGTGTGATGGATCTACTGGTAGGTGACATTTCTTATGGTAATCTGGTGATGTTAATGAACAGCGGTATCGCACCAAATACTGATTCAGGCATGAACTCAGCTGATCCAAATTTTCCGTCATCATCACTGGCTGCTGATGTGAGTATTTATCCCGGCGCATATCATGTTGACATCAACAATGATGGTAAACGAGATTTAGTTGTCACGCCCTCATCAAAAGTAGGTTCTGAAAATAGAACGGCAACGTGGTACTACTTCAACACAGGCACTGATCTATCACCCGTATTCATTTATCAGCAAGATGATTTTATGCAAGATGGAATGATTGATGTCGGATCTCGTTCATTTCCTGTTTTTTTTGATCACAACGGAGACGGTTTGAAAGATTTAATTGTGAGCTCACAAGGCCATTTTGATTCAGGAACAGGAAATCAGATTTCATCTATTTATTATTATGAAAATACAGGTACGCTGGCTAATCCTGAATTCACTTTTGTTACTGATGATTATATGAATATTTCAACTATGGGCATAGGGCTGAGTCTCTACTTCTACCCTACGTTTGGTGATTTAGATAATGATGGTGATGAGGATATGGTGCTGGGTGAATATTCTGGATATTGTTATTACTTTGAAAACACGGGAGGTGCCGGTAACCCTGCAATCTTCAGTACATATATCATGTTGAATGATTACATGAGCAATCCGTTGGTTACACCTACTAATGCAGGCATTTATATTGTTCCGGTACTGGTTGATCTTGATCGTGATGACGATCTTGACTTGGTGCTTGGAAGAAGGAATGGGCAAATAAATTATTATGAAAATATTGGCAATGCATCAGCGTATAGTTTTATGTATCTTACCAATAATTTGGGAGGCATAAATGTTTCTGAATGGTGGTCTATTGAAGGCTTTGCTGTACCGCAGTTTGTTGATGTAAACGGAACGTACAAAATGATCATAGGTGCAAAAAATGGATATCTGCATTTATATGATTCTATTGAAGGAAATATTGGAAATTATTTTCACCTGGTTGATTCAACATTGGATAATATTCAAACCGGAACATACGCAGCGCCGGCAATTTATGATTTGAATAATGACGGGCGCTACGAAATGGTAGTAGGCAATGAACGGGGTGGTTTAGTTTTATTTAAATCTGCTGACACTTCAAATATTGGAGTGAAAGAAATTGCCTCGACCGGTGAAATAAAAGTATATCCAAACCCCGCTGAAAATTGTGTAACTATTGATTTCTCAAATGTCTATGCCAACAATAATCAAGCAATACACATTGAGGTAATTGATATCACCGGCAGAAAATTCATGGAATTACCCATATCAGAAAGCAAAGTTCAACTCAACATTTCTCAGTTGCCAAAGGGAACTTACATACTGAAAATTACCAGTGGTGATCTAGTATTCACAAAAAGAATAGTCAAGATATAGAGACTGATCTTAGTCTCCGGTTATGGTGTTGAACAAATCAGTTAATTTGGCATTGTAATCATCGTAATCAATTTGATCAAGTTCATTTGAACGTTCAAATTCTGAGTCTTTCACTTCACGCTCTTTAAATCCGCTGATCTCTAAATGCATGCGCACACCGTACTGGTCAATATCATAAATCAGCGGCACACCAACTACATTATTATAGTTAGAGAACCAGGTAATATTTTGTAATGAAAGATCTTCAGTGAACCATGATTCAAATTCAGGCACCGTATCACTGTCATATTTAACGGTATATTTTTTTGCCCACAAACCTTTTAAGCTATCAGCTGTTGATGTTGGAGTAACAGTATAGTTTGGCAAATTTTTTCTGAATGTATTCTGGTCATTTTGGTCAAGTACGGTGTAAAATAAATCAGAGCCAAAATCCAGTCTCATTTCTAATTCTTTCGTTGCTTCATCAGCGTAAATGTCTGTTCTGAACATTCTGCCGCGCTTAACAATGGTTAGCATTTTTGAACCTTTAAAAATAAGGGTTGCTTCTTTTGGTAAAATTGCCTTCATACCAATTGATAAATCTGTATTGTAGGGATAGGTAATATCAAATGTAATCTCACCCTCTTGGATATAACTTTTTCCACAACCGGTAATAACGAGAGTCAACGTCAGTATAACTGAAACGTGAAGAATAATTTTTTTCAGGGTTTTCATGGTTAATTTTTTTCGGTTGCACGCTTGTCAGTCAAAGAACAGGCGTTTAATATTTCTCGTTCAGATGTAGTAGCAAACTTTTTAGTGATGTTTCTATTCCATTAAAATATCAAATAACTCTTGCGCAATGGCTTCATATTCCTGAAAGCTCACTTCTTTCAATTCAGGATTTCTATCAAACTCTTTATCCTGCACTTCACGTTCAGAAAATTTCACGGCAGACAATCGCATAAGAACATCGTAGCGCTCAATATCATAAATCAAGGGCATCCCTTCAATGCCACTGTACGACGAAAACCAAAAAGGATCTTTTGGTGTCAAGGCAGTAGTAAACCAAGATGTCTCATGATTTGCACTATCTGTTTTGCAAGTCACAACATATTCTGAAGCCCATAATCCGGCAACACTGTCTTCATGATTGGCTTTCACCACATCGTATACTGGTTGAGAATTTTTTAATTGAGTAATTTCTTCAGCTGTCAGGATGGTGTATATAGCATGCTCACTTCCAAACTCCAACCGCATTTCTACTGACTTGGTTGATTCATCTGTAATGATTTGCGTACTAAATAATTTACCACGTTTAATTGATGTCATCACTTTAGTTCCCTTGAAAACACATGTCATTTCATCAGGCAACATGGATAGGGTGAATCCTGAAACCTGAATACCCGGATACGTTATGGTATACTCCAATTGTCCCTGTTCAATTTTGTCGGCACCACATGCAGTAAGCAATGATAGCGCAGGTAACAGGATGTAAAGAAGTCTTTTTTTCATGCTGATTCTCATGGTTTCTTATTCAATTGTTTTATTCTTTGCCTTATCCATGTTTTCATTTGGGCGCAGTGAAGTTTTTAAAACTGAATACTTGCAATTAATCAGACAAATATATCATTTTCCCTGAACGCAGTAACTTGTAAAACGTATTATACCTATCATATTTATAATTTAAGCCCTATTGCACTGAGGCATTAGCTATTCAGATCAATCTGTTTGATCATCTGCATGGATACTTTCTGTATTCCCATTGAAATTGATTAACTTTGCAGGCTCTTACAAGATTATGTCAGAAATAAAAATTATTGAAAATACGTCAGAAATTGCAGCAGGTACCAGAGGTGCTAGTCTTGGTGTGGCAGCATTAAAAGTTGCATCATTCAAAGCTGACAGCGATTATTTTGAACGTTATGAACGCTTTAAAGTAAATTCTGACAATGATGTGCTCTTTGAAGCCACGCCCTTTCGCACTGCAAAAAGAATAGATGCGCTCGTAAATATTTATCAAGATGTTTGTGATCAGGTATCCTTCATCCTATCCAACGGTGATTTCCCTATTGTTTTGGCAGGTGATCATGCAAGTGCCGGGGGAACCATTGCCGGAATTAAAAAAGCATTCCCTTCAAAAAAACTTGGCGTAATTTGGATTGATGCGCATGCTGATTTACATACTCCCTACACCACCCCATCAGGTAACCTGCATGGTATGCCGCTTGCAACAGCTTTAGGTATTGATAACCTTAAAGATAAAATCAATGAACCTCTTGCTGAAACTATTGAGTTTTGGAACACCCTTAAAAAAATAGGGAATATTTGTCCCAAGTTAACACCTGAAGACATTGTATTCATTGGGCTTAGGGATTTTGAAAAACCGGAAGAAAATTTAATTGCTGAAAATAATATTTCAGTATTTACCGTTGACGATGTCAGAAATCTCTCCCCGGATAAAGTTGCTGCAGCCATTGAAAAAAAATTCAGCAAGCATGATTTGGTCTATGTGTCTTTTGATGTAGACAGCATGGATCCTGAACTGGTATCAAAAGGAACAGGCACCCCGGCAGAGCACGGCCTCAGTCCTGAAGAAACTTCTCAATTGATTGATATTTTTGCCCGATGGGACAAAACCTGCTGCATTGAGGTGGTTGAAATTAATCCATGTCTTGACAACAAGATCAATAAAATGGCTGAAACCACTTTTGATATTTTGGAGAATTTCACTCACACCATTGAAAAACGAATTTAATTTATGAGCCCTGATTCACTGCTGCAACCTGCTATTGCAGGTATTGTAAATGATTTATACCATATTCAACCTGAAGCTTCTCTCATTCAATTACAAAAAACCAAAAAGGAATTTGAAGGAGATACCACGCTGGTTGTTTTTCCAATATCAAAAATTGCAAAGAAATCTCCGGCTGATACAGCAGAAGAAATTGGCCGCGCTTTGTGTGAAAAAATTGCCGAAGTAAAATCGTATAATGTTGTTCAGGGTTTTCTCAATATTTCTCTCAATGATAATTGGTGGCTCAATGTATTGAAGGATATTCAAAACCAGCCTGATTTTGGAATTTCTTCAGAAAAAAAATCACAAATCATGGTGGAATATTCTTCACCAAACACCAATAAACCTTTGCACCTTGGTCACTTGCGGAATAATTTTTTGGGATATTCGGTCAGCCAGATTTTATCAACTAACGGACATGATGTAATTAAAACACAAGTCATCAATGACCGCGGCATACACATTTGCAAAAGTATGCTTGCCTGGGAAAAATTTGGCAAAGGTGAAACGCCCGAAAGTTCAGGTTTGAAAGGTGATAAATTAGTAGGCAAATATTATGTTGAGTTTGACAAAGCCATGCGTGAACAATCAACGCAACTTCAACAGGCTTGGAATAGCGGAAATTTTACCGATACCCCTTCAGATATTGCGGCAGAATATCGCAGATTAAATCAGGCCTTGGAAGGTAAAGATGATAAAGCACGCAAAGGCATTGAAGGAAAAATAAAAGAGCTTGCAAATAGTCAAACACCCATCATGGCTGAAGTAAAAACCATGCTAAAAAAATGGGAAGATGGAGATGAACAAGTCACATCACTCTGGAAAAAAATGAATGGCTGGGTATATGACGGCTTTGCGCAAACCTATACCACCATGGGCGTTGATTTTCATAAATTGTATTACGAATCAGACACCTACATTTCAGGCAAAACCATGGTTGAAGAAGGCATTGCCAGAAAAATATTTTATAAAAAAGAAGACGGTTCAGTTTGGGTTGATCTCACCAAAGAAGGGTTAGATGAAAAAATTGTGCTGCGCTCAGACGGAACTGCGGTGTATATGACGCAAGACATTGGCACAGCACGTCAACGTTTTATTGATTTTCCTGATTTGAATGGCATTATTTACACCGTTGGTAACGAACAAGATTATCACTTCAAAGCCCTCTTTCTGATTCTGGAAAAACTGGGATTCAGTTGGGCAAAAAACTGTTATCATTTATCTTATGGCATGGTTGATTTGCCTTCAGGTAAAATGAAATCACGTGAAGGTACCGTGGTTGATGCAGATGATTTGATGCAGGAAGTCATTGACAAAGCCCGTGAAATAACCTGTGAACGCGGACATATTGAAGGCATGAGTGACGATGAGAAACAACATCTTTACCGCATCATTGGCTTAGGCGGATTAAAATATTATCTGCTCAAAGTAGATCCTAAAAAAAGAATGTTGTTTGATCCGGCTGAATCAGTTGACCTCAATGGTAACACCGGTCCGTTTATTCAATACGCACATGCACGCATTGCTTCTTTGTTGCGTAAAACTGATCATATTGAAATGCCATCTTCATTGTCAGAAATGCACAGCGCTGAAAAAGAATTGATCAAACAATTGATTCAATATCCTGATGTAGTTTCTGAAGCGGGCACCACCTTTTCTCCTGCGCTCATTGCTAACTACGCGTATGATTTGGTAAAACTATACAATCATTTTTACCAAAGTGTCAGTATTTTTAAAGAAGAAGACGAAGCTAAAAAACAATTCCGCCTGGTATTGAGCCAACAGGTAGCCGGGGTCATCAAATCAGCCATGTCATTGCTGGGCATTGAGGTGCCTGAGAGAATGTGATGGGCTTGCTGCTTTTTTATCTACAAAAGACATAATTTTACTTTTTAAAGAGTTTTCATGACTGATTTCAGATCCATCTTAATAAAAATTTACGAGCAAACCAATGAATACGGCAAGCTGCATGGTATGCAATTACAAAAATTTGAAGACGATGAAATTATATACCGGCTTGAAGTAAAAAAAGAACATCTGGCAACACCAACTACAGCGCACGGCGGACTCATTGCAGGGTATATGGATGGAGTACTTGGGCTTGCCGCATTGCACGCTTCATCAGCAAACGCTTGCCTGGTATCAACCGTTGAATTCAAAATCAATTATTTGAAACCCGTGAGGCTTGGAGATATTCTAATTGGGCGCGGTTACGTTATTTCAAACGGAAAACGCATCATCATTTCACAAGGAGAAATAACCTGTGAACAAACCGGTGAAAAAGTTGCTGTAGGCACTGGCACGTTTAACGCCTATCCTTACGAGAAGAGCGGAATGAACAGAGATTATTTTGGAATTTAGCTCAACAACCTCAGGTGAGCGGAATTGTTTAGATTTGTAAAACAGAATTTGCATAAAACATATAGGCTGATTTCAGCATTGAATTCAACCAACCCGAGAAAGAAAACTGAAAATATTGACACATGATCAAATTGTCTGACCGCGTTAACGCACTTGAAGAATCTGCAACACTAGCCATGGCAGCACGCAGCAGGGCTCTGAAAGCTGAAGGAAAAGATATCATCTCACTCAGCTTGGGTGAACCTGATTTCAATACGCCTGATTTTATTAAAGAAGCTGCCAAGAAAGCTATTGATGACAATTTCTCAACCTATATGCCGGTGCAAGGATATCAGGATTTGCGTGAAGCCATTTGTCTGAAATTTAAACGTGATAATGGCCTCACGTATACCCCTGACCAAATTGTAGTGTCAACCGGAGCCAAACAAAGTTTAATCAATGTAATTCTTTGTCTGGTTAATCCGGGTGACGAGGTAATTATTCCTGCACCTTACTGGGTAACATATTTTGAGCAAGTGCGCATGGCTGGCGGAATACCGGTTGTGATCAATACAACCATTGAAAGTGATTTTAAAATAACCGCGGCACAATTTGAGAAAGCTATTTCACCTAAAACCAAACTCATGGTTTTCAGTAATCCATGTAATCCAACCGGGTCACTTTATACCCGTGATGAATTGCGCGGACTGGCAGATGTAGTTGCAAAAAACCCTGGCATGTTTGTGATTTCTGATGAAATTTATGAGCACATCAATTTTGTTGGCAAGAATGAAAGCTTTGCTCAATTCCAAGATGTATATAACCAAACCATCACCGTGAATGGAGTTGCCAAAGCCTTTGCCATGACCGGTTGGCGCATTGGATACATTGGTGCACCAAAAGAAATTGCAGCAGCTTGCACAAAATTACAAGGTCAATATACCTCAGGTACCGGTTCAATTTCACAACGTGCTACCAAGGCAGCCATGGAGGCTGATCCGTCAAAAATAAAATTCATGGTTGACGCTTTTCATAAAAGACGTGATCTGGTAGTTGGTCTTTTGAAAGAAATAAAAGGTCTCAAAGTAAATCAACCACAAGGTGCGTTTTATGTTTTTCCTGATGTATCGTATTTCTTCGGTAAATCATACAACGGACGCACCATTAAAACAGCTGAAGACCTCACCATGTATTTATTAGATGAAGCGCTGGTTGCCCTTGTCACCGGAGAAGCATTTGGTGATGGAAACTGTGTGCGTATTTCCTACGCAACAGATGAGAACACCTTGAAATCTGCCATTGCAAGAATAAAAGCAGCACTTGAAAAATTAAACGGATGATTGATTTGCAAAATACCTTTGCTGATTTTTCAGAAAAAAAGATTTTAGTTCTGGGAGATGTGATGGTTGACACCTATCTCACAGGATCAGTTACGCGCATTTCACCTGAAGCACCTGTTCCGGTGGTGCGTTTTAAATCACGTGAAAGCAGATTGGGTGGCGCTGCCAACGTGGCAATGAACATCAAGGCGCTTGGTGCTGAAGCCATCATTTGTTCAGTGATAGGGCAAGATGAAGAGGGCGATAATTTTTTGCGTTTGCTTGACCAAAACAAGTTAAGACATGAAGGCATTTTGCGCTCAGCTGATTTGATGACTACTGTTAAAACGCGAATCATTGGAAACAACCAACAACTCCTGCGTATTGATCATGAAGAAATTATTCCGCTTAATGCAACCTTATCTAAACAATTAGTGGAGCGTATACGTTCTATTATTCAAAAAGAACAAATTGCTGCCATCATTTTTGAGGATTATAATAAGGGGGTACTGGTGCCTGATGTCATTCAGCATATTATTCAACTTGCTAATGAAAAAGGAATCATCACCACAGTTGATCCGAAAAAAGAAAACTTTTTTGAATATAAAAATGTGACCCTGTTTAAACCAAATTTAAAAGAGTTGAAAGAAGGAACAAATACAGAATTTTCAATCAAAGATAAATCCGCATTTCTTAACGCAGTTAGCTTGCTGAACACGAAACTGAATCCAAAACACACCTTTGTTACCTTGTCAGAACATGGGGTATATATCAATGATGAAAAGCAAGATCATTTTATACCTGCACATTACCGGTTGATTACTGATGTGTCTGGCGCAGGAGATACCGTGATAAGTGTAGCTACCCTATGTTTGGCATGCGGCTTAACAGCAAAATTATCAGCAGAAATTGCAAACCTGGCAGGAGGTTTAGTTTGTGAAAAAGTGGGAGTAGTTTCAGTAGATAAAGAACAACTCATGAATGAAGCATTAAACCTGCTTTAGTTTCATGTAACCAATTCAAGATGGGAACACCGGTAAAACCATACAACAAAGCAGATAGTACTAAGAAAGAAGAAGTAGCGGAAATGTTTGACAGCATTTCAAAACGCTATGATTTTCTGAACCATTTTCTTTCACTTGGAATTGATAAAGTGTGGAGAAAAAAAGCCATTCGCATTCTGTCTAAAGAACAACCCAAA
This genomic stretch from Crocinitomicaceae bacterium harbors:
- a CDS encoding T9SS type A sorting domain-containing protein; this encodes MIKKFSAFLFLLYFSFSVKAQFGFERIDTIDVYRSSILQKYAWVGGLDYAQFSNIDLDFDGTEDVFVFDRTNNKVLTFIQQGIPGTIDLVYAPEYESKFPEYKNIFDPYEDEDYLFNWVLLVDYNCDGKKDIFAARSGGIKVYKNTGNSTDGLSFEIVSLRLKSFQYTMQQYLYVSNADLPGIKDIDGDGDVDILTFGGTGQAIEYHKNLSMETYGHCDSLYFEMKNICWGLFQESATTNSVTLWDTLSYPCDDQIANPESWHPSGGGDRHSGSTVTPLDMNNNGVMDLLVGDISYGNLVMLMNSGIAPNTDSGMNSADPNFPSSSLAADVSIYPGAYHVDINNDGKRDLVVTPSSKVGSENRTATWYYFNTGTDLSPVFIYQQDDFMQDGMIDVGSRSFPVFFDHNGDGLKDLIVSSQGHFDSGTGNQISSIYYYENTGTLANPEFTFVTDDYMNISTMGIGLSLYFYPTFGDLDNDGDEDMVLGEYSGYCYYFENTGGAGNPAIFSTYIMLNDYMSNPLVTPTNAGIYIVPVLVDLDRDDDLDLVLGRRNGQINYYENIGNASAYSFMYLTNNLGGINVSEWWSIEGFAVPQFVDVNGTYKMIIGAKNGYLHLYDSIEGNIGNYFHLVDSTLDNIQTGTYAAPAIYDLNNDGRYEMVVGNERGGLVLFKSADTSNIGVKEIASTGEIKVYPNPAENCVTIDFSNVYANNNQAIHIEVIDITGRKFMELPISESKVQLNISQLPKGTYILKITSGDLVFTKRIVKI
- a CDS encoding arginase gives rise to the protein MSEIKIIENTSEIAAGTRGASLGVAALKVASFKADSDYFERYERFKVNSDNDVLFEATPFRTAKRIDALVNIYQDVCDQVSFILSNGDFPIVLAGDHASAGGTIAGIKKAFPSKKLGVIWIDAHADLHTPYTTPSGNLHGMPLATALGIDNLKDKINEPLAETIEFWNTLKKIGNICPKLTPEDIVFIGLRDFEKPEENLIAENNISVFTVDDVRNLSPDKVAAAIEKKFSKHDLVYVSFDVDSMDPELVSKGTGTPAEHGLSPEETSQLIDIFARWDKTCCIEVVEINPCLDNKINKMAETTFDILENFTHTIEKRI
- a CDS encoding arginine--tRNA ligase, yielding MSPDSLLQPAIAGIVNDLYHIQPEASLIQLQKTKKEFEGDTTLVVFPISKIAKKSPADTAEEIGRALCEKIAEVKSYNVVQGFLNISLNDNWWLNVLKDIQNQPDFGISSEKKSQIMVEYSSPNTNKPLHLGHLRNNFLGYSVSQILSTNGHDVIKTQVINDRGIHICKSMLAWEKFGKGETPESSGLKGDKLVGKYYVEFDKAMREQSTQLQQAWNSGNFTDTPSDIAAEYRRLNQALEGKDDKARKGIEGKIKELANSQTPIMAEVKTMLKKWEDGDEQVTSLWKKMNGWVYDGFAQTYTTMGVDFHKLYYESDTYISGKTMVEEGIARKIFYKKEDGSVWVDLTKEGLDEKIVLRSDGTAVYMTQDIGTARQRFIDFPDLNGIIYTVGNEQDYHFKALFLILEKLGFSWAKNCYHLSYGMVDLPSGKMKSREGTVVDADDLMQEVIDKAREITCERGHIEGMSDDEKQHLYRIIGLGGLKYYLLKVDPKKRMLFDPAESVDLNGNTGPFIQYAHARIASLLRKTDHIEMPSSLSEMHSAEKELIKQLIQYPDVVSEAGTTFSPALIANYAYDLVKLYNHFYQSVSIFKEEDEAKKQFRLVLSQQVAGVIKSAMSLLGIEVPERM
- a CDS encoding PaaI family thioesterase codes for the protein MTDFRSILIKIYEQTNEYGKLHGMQLQKFEDDEIIYRLEVKKEHLATPTTAHGGLIAGYMDGVLGLAALHASSANACLVSTVEFKINYLKPVRLGDILIGRGYVISNGKRIIISQGEITCEQTGEKVAVGTGTFNAYPYEKSGMNRDYFGI
- a CDS encoding pyridoxal phosphate-dependent aminotransferase, whose product is MIKLSDRVNALEESATLAMAARSRALKAEGKDIISLSLGEPDFNTPDFIKEAAKKAIDDNFSTYMPVQGYQDLREAICLKFKRDNGLTYTPDQIVVSTGAKQSLINVILCLVNPGDEVIIPAPYWVTYFEQVRMAGGIPVVINTTIESDFKITAAQFEKAISPKTKLMVFSNPCNPTGSLYTRDELRGLADVVAKNPGMFVISDEIYEHINFVGKNESFAQFQDVYNQTITVNGVAKAFAMTGWRIGYIGAPKEIAAACTKLQGQYTSGTGSISQRATKAAMEADPSKIKFMVDAFHKRRDLVVGLLKEIKGLKVNQPQGAFYVFPDVSYFFGKSYNGRTIKTAEDLTMYLLDEALVALVTGEAFGDGNCVRISYATDENTLKSAIARIKAALEKLNG
- a CDS encoding D-glycero-beta-D-manno-heptose-7-phosphate kinase, whose amino-acid sequence is MIDLQNTFADFSEKKILVLGDVMVDTYLTGSVTRISPEAPVPVVRFKSRESRLGGAANVAMNIKALGAEAIICSVIGQDEEGDNFLRLLDQNKLRHEGILRSADLMTTVKTRIIGNNQQLLRIDHEEIIPLNATLSKQLVERIRSIIQKEQIAAIIFEDYNKGVLVPDVIQHIIQLANEKGIITTVDPKKENFFEYKNVTLFKPNLKELKEGTNTEFSIKDKSAFLNAVSLLNTKLNPKHTFVTLSEHGVYINDEKQDHFIPAHYRLITDVSGAGDTVISVATLCLACGLTAKLSAEIANLAGGLVCEKVGVVSVDKEQLMNEALNLL